Below is a window of Enterococcus gilvus ATCC BAA-350 DNA.
CGTATTTCCAGAACCGCCCATTACAGCAAAAGTATCTTTAAAGGCCATGTTGATGATGTGAGGGATCTCCTCTTTGTTTGCGTAAGCCGCCATATTTTCCTGCATGTTTTGCAGCAAGAACGGATCAAGCAATGAACCTGAGATCACGGCTTGGTGGATTCCGAAGCCGAAGAACAGATTCGCGATCGACGTGATCAAGACGAATCCCGGCAAACCAGTCGTTACATGACTCAATGGCCCTGTGATCGCTTTGGTGATCAGACCGTTTACGTCCATGTTGAACAATTGATTGACTGCAAAAGACAAAATCGCAAAGCCTGTGACCGTGATCATGATCGGGATCAGTACGTTGAAGGACTTCAAGACGGCTGGCGGAATATTTCCAGACAATTTGATCTGCAATTTTTCATTGGTGGACAACTTGATAAAGAGTTCTGTTGCCAATAACCCAACAAAGATCCCTACGAACATTCCAGATGCTCCGGTGTATGAACCTGGGATCACACCGGTCACTTCGATTGCTTTTGTCGCGTTTTCAGGCGTGAACATCATTTTCATCGGTGTCAACACCATAAATGTTGAGATGGATACTAAGACGGCTGCAATATGATTGGTATAATTTCTGCTGACACACATATGATAAGAAACTGCAGCGACGACCAATATCGTTGTGATACTCAATGTCCCGTTGGCGATAGACATCCCGATTTCCTGAACTTTCGTCAGGGTAGCGGGGTTGACGATTTTCCCCATAAATCCTGTCGGCTCTAAAATGACGTAGTTGATCAGCGTCACGAAGCCGGCGAGCATCATGAACGGCATAAATGTCGCAAAGGCGTCACGTAATGTCCTCATGTGGATCTGATTGCCCAATTTTGTCGCGATGATGCCAAAGCGTTCAAAAATTTGTTCCTTTTTGTTTTTGTTCTCCACGATAGATTCTCCTTTTTGTGTTTTTAATACTAGAGCAGGTTCTGACCCAGTACCCTTAGAAAAATTAGTGTAAGCACTTACCTTGATTAAATAATAAAACGGATTCACGTAAAAGTAAACAACTTTTTTTAAAAATATATACTTTTATCAAAATAGGCAGAAAAAAAGAGCTGAAAGACTCAGCTCTTCCGATTAGTTTTCCATAAATACGGCTTCAAAAATAAAGTCTTGATACAAATGGCGAGTGATTGAATATTCAAAAGGAGTGCCATTGGCTAAGGAAACACTTTTTTCAATCTCGATCATGAAGTCCCCAGCATTGATCCCTAAGATTTTCGCATCGAAGGCGTTTGCTAAAACCCCCTTCATCCATACATGAGAAGCATTGATCTCTAGATGGAGCTCGTCTCGGATATAGGAATAGACCGATTTTTTGAGATGCTTCGGTTCCAATCCCGGAATGATCGAAAGAGGCATGAAGGTTTGCTCCAAGGAATACGGCTTCTGATCCACAAAACGACTGCGGACGATGTTGTAGACATAGTCCTTTTCGCTCAACTGCAAGCTTTCCGCGACTTTTTTAGAAGGCAGCTCGATAGAAAATGTATGGATCTCTGAATCAACATGTTCTTCTCCTACGACGCTCATCAGGCCTTCACTAGGGCCAAAGACCTTTGAATTGTCGATTGGTTTGCGGAGCACTTCGGTGCCAAATCCGCTGCGACTATGGAGGACGCCTTCAGAGACGAGCATATCCAGGCCCTTTTTAACCGTCAGCTTGCTAGTGTCATAATGTTCAGCCAACTCAGTACCAGAAGGCAATTTTTCTCCGATCGCATAGGTCCCGTCCTCGACCTTGCGTTTTACATCTAAGTAGATTTCCATATATTTTGCGTTCTTTTTCATTTCAACCTCCTTGTTCCCATTAAAAGATATAAATAATTATATACTTTTATCGGGTTTACGCAATGCTTTTACGGCGAAAAGAATCCTTTTTGTGCAAAAGTATATATTTTTAATAAAAAATCTATTCCATTTTATTGTAAGCGATGTTATGATGAAATGGCATTCAACAAGAGGAGGATATTATGAAGACACAACACTTAACATTTCCAAAGGATTTTTGGTGGGGCTCCGCTTGGTCGGCTGAACAATCAGAAGGTCGTGGAGAAACAGGAAAAGCAGAAACTGTGTGGGAGCGCTGGTACAAAGAGCAGCCTTACCGCTTTTATCAAAGAATCAGTTCGGAAACGACGACGGATCATATCCATCGATACAAGGAAGACGTCCAGCTAATGAAACAGACGGGGCATAATTCCTTCCGTGTCTCGATCTCATGGGCGCGTATGTTTCCAGCGGATGGCGTTGGGGAAGTCAATCCCAAAGCGATCGCCTTTTACCGCGATCTATTCACAGAGATGACGACAAACGGCATCAAGGTTTTTGCGAACTTGTATCATTTTGATATGCCGGCAGCGCTGCAGGATAAGGGTGGCTGGGAATCACGAGAAGTCGTGGACGCCTATGTGCATTTTGCGGACACGTGCTTTAAAGAGTTCGGGGATCTGGTTTATCATTGGTTCACCTTTAACGAACCGTTGGGCCCCATTTTGGGTTCGTATTTAGAAGACTTTCATTATCCGAATATCATCGACTTCAAGCGCGGGGCGCAGGCTGCACATTTCACCATCTTAGCCCATGCCAAAGCGATCGCCGCTCATAAAAAGCATCAGCTAGATAGCAAGATCGGGGTCATCTTGAACTTAAGCCCTACGTTTCCTCGGAGTCAAAACCCAGCAGACGTGAAGGCCGCAGAGATTGCCGATCTGTTCCATGTACGCAGCTTTTTAGATCCAATGGTCAAAGGAATCTACCCAGAAAAACTGATCGCTCTTCTACGGGAATACGACCAGTTGCCTGCGGATTATACAGAAGAAGATCTAGACTGCATCAAAGAAAATACGGCTCAAATCTTAGGATTGAATTACTATGAGCCAAAACGCGTGAAGGCACGCTTGACCGCGATCAACCCAGAAGGACCGTTTTTACCAGACTGGTTCTTCGAAAACCATGTGATGCCGGGCCGTCGAATGAATGAATACCGCGGTTGGGAAATCTATGAAAAAGGCATCCATGATCTCTGTATGGATATCAAAGACAATTACGGCAATATCGAGGCCTTCATTTCTGAGAACGGCATGGGCGTTGCCAACGAAGAACGCTTCATGGATGAGCAAGGGCAAGTCATCGATGACTATCGGATCGAATACATTCAAGACCACTTAGCCTATCTATGGAAAGCAATCGAAGACGGCTGCAACATCAAGGGCTACCATTTGTGGACCTTCATTGACTGCTGGTCATGGATCAACGCCTATAAGAATCGCTATGGCCTAGTGTCGCTTGATCTGAAAACACAAAAACGCACCATCAAGAAAAGCGGCGAGTTTTATAAAAAACTCAGCGACGAAAACGGCTTTTCCTATGATGTGGATCGCTTAGTATAAATAGACAAACAAAACCAATCGCTGCCGATTGGTTTTTTTGCATCTTTTAGAAACAACTTATTTATGTGTGGTTATGGAGAAGTTACAATCTGTTATTCCAATTTCCCCAAACGTAAAAAGGACACATTTGATCTGTTGATAAGAGTTAGGTTCTTTGCTAATTCTTGGAGGTCATTTCAGCAATATCGCTATTTTAAGATTCTGCACTAATATAGTCGATAATAGTTCGAGCAATTATGAATAGTGGTATTTTAGAGTAGACCTTCAAATCATGGATTTCCATAATTTGTTCTGAGTGCCCGATAATTGAGATATCCGAATAATCTTCTAATTGAGTTGGAGATAGGCAGCAGCAAGTAACAAGTTTCGCTCCGATACGGTGAATGGTTTTTGCTGACTCTAGTAATTCTGGAGTGGAGTTTCTGACTGAAAAAATAATTGCCATATCCGTGCTTTTTACGATACGATGTGTTTTTTTCATCCACATCACATCCTTCACGATAATTGCGTTATATCCAAGTAGCTGAAGATACATTTGGAATTCCTCCGCAATAATCGCAGAAAATCCTCTAGCAAAAATAAAAATTCTCTGTGCCTCTTTTAAGTATTCAATTGTCTTTAGAATCGAAGTGGTTGGTATCAAATCAATTGTTTCCTTACACTCTCGAAATGATTTTTCTAAAATACTATTGACGATGAACGGAGAATCATTTCTCTTTTCATCAGACATCTGTTGAGATATTTTATGCCGAAGTTCTGAAATACCAGAAAACCCACATTTTTGAATCGTTCTTGAAACTGTTGGAGGAGAAGTAAAGGTCTTTTCAGCCAGTTGAGTAATTGATAATGAAGGAATAAGTTTCTCATTTTGATTTATAAAGTCAATTACTTGCTTTTCTGATTGTGACAAACTAGTGTACATGTTTCTGTTTAAATGAATAATCATATGATACCTCCTTGATTTACTCATGATATAAGTATAGGAAATAAGCTCGTTTATCTATTGTATCATGAAAA
It encodes the following:
- a CDS encoding PTS sugar transporter subunit IIC, which encodes MENKNKKEQIFERFGIIATKLGNQIHMRTLRDAFATFMPFMMLAGFVTLINYVILEPTGFMGKIVNPATLTKVQEIGMSIANGTLSITTILVVAAVSYHMCVSRNYTNHIAAVLVSISTFMVLTPMKMMFTPENATKAIEVTGVIPGSYTGASGMFVGIFVGLLATELFIKLSTNEKLQIKLSGNIPPAVLKSFNVLIPIMITVTGFAILSFAVNQLFNMDVNGLITKAITGPLSHVTTGLPGFVLITSIANLFFGFGIHQAVISGSLLDPFLLQNMQENMAAYANKEEIPHIINMAFKDTFAVMGGSGNTIALLIAIFIFSRRKDYKDFAKLSVTPAIFNISEPIIFGLPIVFNLSLIIPFVLAPIFSLVTAYFATAAGLINHVVVQIPWTTPPIISGFLATGGDWRASVLQVLIIAVSVFIYLPFLRIDEHVTAKMAQTEAETAKQ
- a CDS encoding GntR family transcriptional regulator, whose amino-acid sequence is MKKNAKYMEIYLDVKRKVEDGTYAIGEKLPSGTELAEHYDTSKLTVKKGLDMLVSEGVLHSRSGFGTEVLRKPIDNSKVFGPSEGLMSVVGEEHVDSEIHTFSIELPSKKVAESLQLSEKDYVYNIVRSRFVDQKPYSLEQTFMPLSIIPGLEPKHLKKSVYSYIRDELHLEINASHVWMKGVLANAFDAKILGINAGDFMIEIEKSVSLANGTPFEYSITRHLYQDFIFEAVFMEN
- a CDS encoding glycoside hydrolase family 1 protein produces the protein MKTQHLTFPKDFWWGSAWSAEQSEGRGETGKAETVWERWYKEQPYRFYQRISSETTTDHIHRYKEDVQLMKQTGHNSFRVSISWARMFPADGVGEVNPKAIAFYRDLFTEMTTNGIKVFANLYHFDMPAALQDKGGWESREVVDAYVHFADTCFKEFGDLVYHWFTFNEPLGPILGSYLEDFHYPNIIDFKRGAQAAHFTILAHAKAIAAHKKHQLDSKIGVILNLSPTFPRSQNPADVKAAEIADLFHVRSFLDPMVKGIYPEKLIALLREYDQLPADYTEEDLDCIKENTAQILGLNYYEPKRVKARLTAINPEGPFLPDWFFENHVMPGRRMNEYRGWEIYEKGIHDLCMDIKDNYGNIEAFISENGMGVANEERFMDEQGQVIDDYRIEYIQDHLAYLWKAIEDGCNIKGYHLWTFIDCWSWINAYKNRYGLVSLDLKTQKRTIKKSGEFYKKLSDENGFSYDVDRLV
- a CDS encoding MurR/RpiR family transcriptional regulator, whose amino-acid sequence is MIIHLNRNMYTSLSQSEKQVIDFINQNEKLIPSLSITQLAEKTFTSPPTVSRTIQKCGFSGISELRHKISQQMSDEKRNDSPFIVNSILEKSFRECKETIDLIPTTSILKTIEYLKEAQRIFIFARGFSAIIAEEFQMYLQLLGYNAIIVKDVMWMKKTHRIVKSTDMAIIFSVRNSTPELLESAKTIHRIGAKLVTCCCLSPTQLEDYSDISIIGHSEQIMEIHDLKVYSKIPLFIIARTIIDYISAES